The genome window GTGGTGCTCACGCCCCTACTCTGTCCTCATCCGAAATACAGGTATACACATGTATACATTCAACTCAATCTGTGGTTTAAGCAAAACAAATGTCTagctaaatgtttttattatcaaTAACAAGATAATTTTCTGAACAAAAGAATAAGCAGGAGTTTAACtggatggttcatccaaaaatgaatgtTCTCTTATACTTTACTCAACCTCTTCTTGTTTCAAAACCCATACATTCAGTACATACAGtatgcagcattttaaggcatcatagatgTAATCCCGatgtgaaggcagcataattatgtacatttacagtatagACCTCTGTGTTTAAACCCGCACACCTCTCCTCAGGTTCAAGTCCTCCCCAGTGAACGACATCTTTTGCCAGTCTTTGGGTGAATCGCCTCTCAGGCCACAGAGTCTCTCCCAGATGGATCGTGAGCAGGAAGAGCTCCTTAAACCACCGTTCAGCTCAAGCAGAGAGAGGGAGGTGAGGAGATCCAGGGTGAGCAAAGACACATGCCCTTTATCCTCTACATTTATACTATGAGTTTGTGTGGGATAGTTTTATATTGCTTCGGGAAAAGGGGGCGGAAATGGGAAAACTGCTACTATTAATAGTTAAACTTGGTCTGCAACTaaaccattcgacttggttaatAATAGAACATTGCACATATTCGAAACATAAGTAAAAACGTATCGTTTCCCTCTGTGTCTCTTTCTAAGGAGGACACATCTGCAGTGAAGGAGGAGGCCTATACCTCCACCCATAAGCCCCTGACAGTAGGCGGGCAATCTCAGGTCACCGTTGGCACCACCCATATCTCTCGTCTTACTGATGAACAGCTGATCAAGGAGTTCCTGAGTGGCTCATACTGTCTGCATGGGGTGAGGATTGATAGATTTGGCCCCAACAAGTATTTGGACTCCTAAGGCACATTTGAAATTGCattaatgtcattgcattagataacaaaatatcaaaccaataggaatttatttgaaagaaatatggcacacttttcaagcaaaacatctCACAGAAAGACGATTGTTtggtttttaattataaaaatatagatattcaaaataacttttttgtggTTGTTTAAAGGGATTCTttacccaaaaaggaaagttctctcatcatttactcacactcatgccatcccagatgtgatttGATgccatttggagcttcaaaggtttggtcaccattcacttgcactgaaaggacctacagagctgaaatattgttctaaaaatctttgtctggaatggcatgaaagtGATGGAAGTGAAAGTCATTTGGTTTGATATAGTGCTCTCTAATGTAGTGACATTAATACATTTCTATGGATGGCTTAAATGTCCAAAAATACTTCTCTTTTTAACAGtttatacatatttacacacatttgtgtttttctAGGGTGTTGGATGGTGGAAGTATGAATTCTGTTATGGAAAGCACATCCACCAGTATCATGAGGTATGAGAAACACAACAAATTTGTGGTAAAATCGTTgaacaattttaaaataatataacaaattCCAGTATAGCATAACATTTTGAGTGACCTTAAATTCCATATTGTGCATTTGGTTGAAGGATAAAGAGCAGAGGAAGAACACTGTGGTGGTAGGCAGCTGGAATAGCGAGGATCATTTGAACTGGGTCAAGAAGAATGTGGCGCGATCTTATTCAAAAGACGATGGAGCGAAAGTGAAGTATGATTACATTTCTCTCACATACAAgcagatattttaaataaatgttacagATTTTAGTAATACGTCAAATAATATGTTGTCATGGTGATACTTCAACAGAGTTGTGTCTCACTTCTATGGCCATGGAGATGTATGTGATTTAACAGGGAAACCAAGACAGGTTATAGTCAAGCTTAAGTAAGCTACTCAGAATTTATATTGCAATGATGTTTTCAGGTTTCTTCTGTAAATGCTATCAATAACACTCACTTGTTCTGTCTCAGGTGTAAGGAATCAGAGTCACCTCATGCTGTTACAGTGTACATGCTGGAACCTCAGACCTGTCAATATATTCTTGGGGTGAGCGGCAAATACAGTGGCATTAATGAGATCCATgataagcacattgtgttttgttAACAATAACTTTTCTAATATTTACCATTCTGCCATAGGTTGAGTCGCCAGTAATATGCAAGATCCTGGACACTGCAGATGAGAATGGACTTCTTTCTCTCCCTAGCTAGCCTACATCATTGGTACTGTGATGGAGGAATGGATAATAGTTTGAAGAACAAACAATACAATGGAGAA of Xyrauchen texanus isolate HMW12.3.18 chromosome 20, RBS_HiC_50CHRs, whole genome shotgun sequence contains these proteins:
- the erlec1 gene encoding endoplasmic reticulum lectin 1 isoform X1; protein product: MQVFLRCFWGLIWVGVSANRAGSPVFSDEIPFKINWPGADVTLPMSGALYKEDDYVIMTTAEKEKYKCLLPSLPSTQEDNEKDYSGPSPTMLLEPLFKQSSCSYRIESYWTYEVCHGKYVRQYHEDKETGQKISAQEYYLGTMKKDDGADAEKAKDSESDGSNTNTEVPTKNIEGQLTPYYPVEMGHGTECLLRQNQPRATTVLYVCHPEAKHEILTIAEVLTCQYEVVVLTPLLCPHPKYRFKSSPVNDIFCQSLGESPLRPQSLSQMDREQEELLKPPFSSSREREVRRSREDTSAVKEEAYTSTHKPLTVGGQSQVTVGTTHISRLTDEQLIKEFLSGSYCLHGGVGWWKYEFCYGKHIHQYHEDKEQRKNTVVVGSWNSEDHLNWVKKNVARSYSKDDGAKVKVVSHFYGHGDVCDLTGKPRQVIVKLKCKESESPHAVTVYMLEPQTCQYILGVESPVICKILDTADENGLLSLPS
- the erlec1 gene encoding endoplasmic reticulum lectin 1 isoform X2 yields the protein MQVFLRCFWGLIWVGVSANRAGSPVFSDEIPFKINWPGADVTLPMSGALYKEDDYVIMTTAEKEKYKCLLPSLPSTQEDNEKDYSGPSPTMLLEPLFKQSSCSYRIESYWTYEVCHGKYVRQYHEDKETGQKISAQEYYLGTMKKDDGADAEKAKDSESDGSNTNTEVPTKNIEGQLTPYYPVEMGHGTECLLRQNQPRATTVLYVCHPEAKHEILTIAEVLTCQYEVVVLTPLLCPHPKYRFKSSPVNDIFCQSLGESPLRPQSLSQMDREQEELLKPPFSSSREREEDTSAVKEEAYTSTHKPLTVGGQSQVTVGTTHISRLTDEQLIKEFLSGSYCLHGGVGWWKYEFCYGKHIHQYHEDKEQRKNTVVVGSWNSEDHLNWVKKNVARSYSKDDGAKVKVVSHFYGHGDVCDLTGKPRQVIVKLKCKESESPHAVTVYMLEPQTCQYILGVESPVICKILDTADENGLLSLPS